The following are encoded in a window of Pieris napi chromosome 23, ilPieNapi1.2, whole genome shotgun sequence genomic DNA:
- the LOC125061209 gene encoding alpha-1,6-mannosyl-glycoprotein 2-beta-N-acetylglucosaminyltransferase-like isoform X2 — protein sequence MPRLKYGSILRVFVILGLLCIWVQIMLSASSVSMDKDGEELMNYNDTSEQVLALVPPELHKYLTVHHKNISVNATDRIAPKNTSDIRRAIEMINEAQTIYNEDIFGPVQNDTIIIAIQVHTRLTYLRHLIVSLAQAKDIDRTLLVFSHDYYDEEINSLVRSIDFTKVMQVFYPYSIQTHPNEFPGMDPNDCPRDSKLEQALKLKCNNALHPDLHGHYREAKYTQTKHHWWWKANRIFNQLQSTAGHTGMVVFLEEDHYVAEDFIHMLHLLRATADKTCPQCEILCLGTYLKTYQYHSNTDKRKKNFNLNYIQQVRAINEERRKRLQETQWNYQVYPNLYSTTQKVEITPWHSSMHNMGMVFNKTVWNNIMELEQQFCAYDDYNWDYSLLHLSQNRPGREKFKVILCKGPRVFHIGECGIHHKKSNCNASTVISKVQKLLQNAKKYMFPSRIIATITAGGAKHNKKLTKGNGGWGDIRDQELCTNMTKIGRQFRKYIYYA from the exons AAGAGCTGATGAACTACAATGACACATCGGAACAGGTGTTGGCGTTGGTCCCGCCGGAGcttcacaaatatttaactGTGCACCATAAGAATATTAGTG TTAACGCCACAGACCGTATAGCACCAAAGAATACGTCAGACATACGAAGAGCCATAGAAATGATAAACGAAGCTCAGACTATATACAATGAAGATATCTTTGGCCCAGTGCAGAATGACACCATTATTATTGCTATACAG gtGCACACACGTCTGACTTACCTACGGCATTTGATAGTGTCGCTTGCGCAGGCGAAAGACATAGACAGAACATTACTGGTGTTTTCACATGACTATTATGATGAAGAAATTAATAGTTTAGTTAGGAGCATAGATTTTACCAAG GTAATGCAAGTATTTTACCCGTATTCAATACAAACGCATCCAAATGAGTTTCCCGGGATGGACCCAAACGATTGTCCCAGGGACTCCAAATTAGAACA agctttaaaactaaaatgcaATAATGCGTTGCACCCTGACCTGCATGGTCACTATCGTGAGGCGAAGTACACGCAAACAAAACATCATTGGTGGTGGAAAGCCAACAGGATCTTCAACCAGCTGCAATCCACTGCTGGACATACTG GCATGGTAGTCTTTCTAGAAGAAGACCATTATGTAGCCGAAGATTTTATCCACATGCTCCATTTACTGCGTGCAACAGCTGATAAAACATGCCCGCAGTGCGAAATACTCTGCCTCGGCACGTACTTGAAGACATACCAGTATCATAGTAACACAGATAAG AGAAAGAAGAATTTTAACCTAAATTACATTCAACAAGTGAGAGCAATAAACGAAGAGAGAAGAAAGAGACTTCAGGAGACACAATGGAACTACCAAGTTTACCCAAATCTGTATTCTACTACGCAAAAG GTCGAAATAACTCCCTGGCACTCAAGTATGCATAATATGGGAATGGTTTTCAACAAAACAGTGTGGAATAATATAATGGAGTTAGAACAACAGTTCTGCGCGTATGACGATTACAATTGGGACTACTCTCTGCTTCATTTATCACAAAACCGGCCTGGCCGGGAGAAATTCAAAGTTATTTTGTGTAAGGGACCGAGAGTGTTTCATATTGGGGAATG TGGGATACATCATAAGAAATCGAACTGCAATGCTTCCACAGTTATAAGCAAAGTACAGAAACTATTACAAAACGCAAAGAAATATATGTTCCCGTCGAGAATTATCGCTACAATTACCGCAGGAGGCGCCAAACATAACAAGAAACTTACCAAGGGGAATGGGGGGTGGGGGGATATACG tgaCCAAGAACTATGCACAAATATGACAAAAATTGGGCGACAATTCAGAAAATACATCTACTACGCATAA
- the LOC125061209 gene encoding alpha-1,6-mannosyl-glycoprotein 2-beta-N-acetylglucosaminyltransferase-like isoform X4 codes for MPRLKYGSILRVFVILGLLCIWVQIMLSASSVSMDKDGEELMNYNDTSEQVLALVPPELHKYLTVHHKNISVNATDRIAPKNTSDIRRAIEMINEAQTIYNEDIFGPVQNDTIIIAIQVHTRLTYLRHLIVSLAQAKDIDRTLLVFSHDYYDEEINSLVRSIDFTKVMQVFYPYSIQTHPNEFPGMDPNDCPRDSKLEQALKLKCNNALHPDLHGHYREAKYTQTKHHWWWKANRIFNQLQSTAGHTGMVVFLEEDHYVAEDFIHMLHLLRATADKTCPQCEILCLGTYLKTYQYHSNTDKVEITPWHSSMHNMGMVFNKTVWNNIMELEQQFCAYDDYNWDYSLLHLSQNRPGREKFKVILCKGPRVFHIGECGIHHKKSNCNASTVISKVQKLLQNAKKYMFPSRIIATITAGGAKHNKKLTKGNGGWGDIRDQELCTNMTKIGRQFRKYIYYA; via the exons AAGAGCTGATGAACTACAATGACACATCGGAACAGGTGTTGGCGTTGGTCCCGCCGGAGcttcacaaatatttaactGTGCACCATAAGAATATTAGTG TTAACGCCACAGACCGTATAGCACCAAAGAATACGTCAGACATACGAAGAGCCATAGAAATGATAAACGAAGCTCAGACTATATACAATGAAGATATCTTTGGCCCAGTGCAGAATGACACCATTATTATTGCTATACAG gtGCACACACGTCTGACTTACCTACGGCATTTGATAGTGTCGCTTGCGCAGGCGAAAGACATAGACAGAACATTACTGGTGTTTTCACATGACTATTATGATGAAGAAATTAATAGTTTAGTTAGGAGCATAGATTTTACCAAG GTAATGCAAGTATTTTACCCGTATTCAATACAAACGCATCCAAATGAGTTTCCCGGGATGGACCCAAACGATTGTCCCAGGGACTCCAAATTAGAACA agctttaaaactaaaatgcaATAATGCGTTGCACCCTGACCTGCATGGTCACTATCGTGAGGCGAAGTACACGCAAACAAAACATCATTGGTGGTGGAAAGCCAACAGGATCTTCAACCAGCTGCAATCCACTGCTGGACATACTG GCATGGTAGTCTTTCTAGAAGAAGACCATTATGTAGCCGAAGATTTTATCCACATGCTCCATTTACTGCGTGCAACAGCTGATAAAACATGCCCGCAGTGCGAAATACTCTGCCTCGGCACGTACTTGAAGACATACCAGTATCATAGTAACACAGATAAG GTCGAAATAACTCCCTGGCACTCAAGTATGCATAATATGGGAATGGTTTTCAACAAAACAGTGTGGAATAATATAATGGAGTTAGAACAACAGTTCTGCGCGTATGACGATTACAATTGGGACTACTCTCTGCTTCATTTATCACAAAACCGGCCTGGCCGGGAGAAATTCAAAGTTATTTTGTGTAAGGGACCGAGAGTGTTTCATATTGGGGAATG TGGGATACATCATAAGAAATCGAACTGCAATGCTTCCACAGTTATAAGCAAAGTACAGAAACTATTACAAAACGCAAAGAAATATATGTTCCCGTCGAGAATTATCGCTACAATTACCGCAGGAGGCGCCAAACATAACAAGAAACTTACCAAGGGGAATGGGGGGTGGGGGGATATACG tgaCCAAGAACTATGCACAAATATGACAAAAATTGGGCGACAATTCAGAAAATACATCTACTACGCATAA
- the LOC125061210 gene encoding uncharacterized protein LOC125061210, whose protein sequence is MAEETTHHKKPKKIKIPRRVPSVVIPPRVPIYVTPDKTTCTECGCFPKQEPYAKKKRLLPCLKSPPRLYELTAAVVDTIPLPSAFGWPVDVVGEWIEFMGYPEYKECFVKNQIDGMRLLMFEDPSRLPEINIRRFDHIQIVTKAIRKLFSTDFIRFIRSIGLPLRKPLTHCTWFKSRTGPSWGIRVNWSRCDILRWMKIIMPEPVYMDHWDLVWYQKPDFPKVLIARIKMDRPKVHIPIYKPQVEYCMEYVVPRKFRFDTTIPENEQFIWMERRELPKKKEKKEKKKKKEKKLTIPKETRLYPAKINLTGLNGKDLILARRKMSKPKFFG, encoded by the exons ATGGCTGAGGAAaca ACACACCACAAAAAGCCAAAAAAGATTAAAATCCCCAGACGTGTGCCGTCGGTGGTGATCCCCCCACGGGTACCGATTTATGTCACGCCCGATAAGACAACATGCACCGAATGTGGGTGTTTTCCTAAACAAGAACCATATGCTAAGaaaaa gagaCTTCTGCCATGTTTAAAATCCCCACCGAGGTTGTACGAACTAACTGCGGCTGTGGTGGATACAATACCACTACCATCAGCTTTTGGGTGGCCGGTGGATGTGGTGGGGGAATGGATCGAGTTTATGGGGTATCCAGAGTATAAG GAATGTTTTGTGAAAAATCAAATTGATGGCATGCGTTTATTAATGTTTGAAGATCCCTCTAGATTGCCAGAGATTAATATCAGACGATTTGATCACATTCAG ATAGTCACAAAAGCAATACGAAAACTATTTAGTACGGATTTTATAAGATTCATAAGAAGTATCGGACTTCCACTACGAAAGCCACTGACACACTGCACCTGGTTTAAGTCAAGGACTGGACCCAGTTGGGGAATCAGGGTCAACTGGTCaag ATGTGACATACTGCGTTGGATGAAAATCATTATGCCTGAACCCGTGTATATGGATCACTGGGATTTAGTATG GTATCAGAAACCCGACTTCCCAAAAGTATTGATAGCAAGAATCAAAATGGACCGACCAAAAGTACACATACCAATATACAAGCCTCAAGTGGAATATTGCATGGAGTATGTG gttCCAAGAAAATTCCGTTTCGACACAACAATACCAGAGAATGAGCAATTTATATGGATGGAAAGACGAGAGCTACCCAAGAAAAAGGAGAAAAAAgagaagaagaaaaagaaagaaaagaagtTAACGATACCCAAAGAGACAAGACTATATCCGGCTAAGATAAATCTTACGGGTTTAAACGGGAAAGATCTGATATTAGCAAGACGGAAAATGTCAAAACCGAAGTTTTTTggataa